From Coffea arabica cultivar ET-39 chromosome 10e, Coffea Arabica ET-39 HiFi, whole genome shotgun sequence, one genomic window encodes:
- the LOC113712759 gene encoding uncharacterized protein has product MKNPTKILMQLTRKVLDLDWRLLLLLLPPLSLLVYVSLSSSFTTTSSTAVGTLLSSLSPLKSIFHSNYVPHAGPSPEEVGLDRSRIAVCLVGGARRFELTGPSIVQNILGVYNNSDLFLHSPLDPNAYKLSLLKAAPRIAAVKIFQPEPIPETQSQSRVLTAANSPNGIQGLLQYFNLVEGCLTMIYDYQRKNNFTYDWIVRTRVDGYWSRPLPRDSFIPGKYLVPPGSSYSGLNDRLGVGDYNTSAVALSRLSFIPLLDAAGHQQLNSESAFKAQLAVKEVPYVTHRIPFCVVTDRRYEFPPGRFGVPVAALSSPGPLSGAKCRPCTPACTGSCVGPVMNGLYRGWSWTEWANRSLELCDARGDWEEGWEKLFDAVAGKRLAAERKRVEEALKLKQCVDDFEEMRKRTALWEAPPAADICRLASGLV; this is encoded by the exons ATGAAAAACCCGACCAAAATACTGATGCAGTTAACGAGAAAGGTGTTGGATCTCGACTGGAGGCTTCTTTTATTGCTtctccctcctctctctcttcTGGTCTACGTATCCCTCTCCTCCTCCTTCACCACCACCAGCAGCACCGCCGTGGGAACGCTTTTGAGCTCTTTGTCCCCCTTGAAATCCATTTTCCATTCGAATTATGTACCCCATGCAGGGCCGTCGCCGGAGGAAGTGGGGTTGGATAGGTCGAGAATTGCGGTGTGCTTGGTGGGTGGGGCCCGGAGGTTCGAGCTAACTGGACCATCCATCGTTCAGAACATTCTGGGCGTTTACAACAATTCCGATCTTTTCCTTCATAGCCCCCTGGACCCCAATGCCTACAAGCTATCCTTGTTAAAGGCTGCGCCCAGGATCGCCGCCGTTAAGATATTTCAGCCCGAGCCCATTCCGGAGACTCAGTCCCAGTCCCGAGTTCTCACGGCTGCCAACTCGCCCAACGGCATCCAG GGATTGCTGCAATATTTCAATCTCGTAGAGGGCTGTCTCACCATGATTTATGACTATCAACGCAAGAACAACTTCACCTACGATTGGATCGTCCGAACCAGAGTGGACGGCTACTGGTCCCGCCCCCTGCCCCGCGACAGCTTCATTCCGGGCAAGTACCTCGTTCCACCGGGCTCTTCCTACAGCGGCTTAAACGACCGCCTGGGCGTCGGTGACTACAACACCTCTGCGGTGGCTCTCTCCCGCCTCTCCTTCATTCCCCTGCTCGACGCCGCCGGCCATCAGCAGCTCAATTCCGAGTCCGCCTTCAAGGCACAGCTGGCCGTCAAGGAAGTCCCTTACGTCACGCACCGGATTCCCTTCTGCGTAGTGACGGACCGCAGATACGAGTTTCCACCGGGCCGTTTCGGAGTCCCGGTGGCTGCATTGTCAAGCCCAGGCCCCTTGAGCGGGGCGAAGTGCAGACCCTGTACTCCGGCCTGCACGGGGTCCTGCGTTGGCCCAGTCATGAATGGGCTGTACAGAGGGTGGAGCTGGACGGAGTGGGCCAACAGAAGTCTCGAGCTTTGCGACGCCCGCGGTGATTGGGAGGAAGGCTGGGAGAAATTGTTCGACGCAGTAGCTGGCAAAAGATTAGCCGCGGAGAGGAAGAGAGTTGAGGAGGCGCTGAAGCTAAAACAGTGCGTGGACGACTTCGAGGAGATGAGGAAACGGACGGCACTCTGGGAAGCACCGCCGGCGGCTGACATTTGCCGCCTTGCTTCTGGGCTGGTCTAG
- the LOC140015413 gene encoding alcohol dehydrogenase-like 7 gives MNAEKVEFSRTAGKPIRCRAAVAREAGEPLVIEEVIVAPPKSREVRIKIICTSLCFSDITFWRLKVPPACFPRILGHEAVGVVESVAEDVHELAPGDTVLPIFLPDCAECMDCQSNKSNLCSKFPFHVASMMPRDGTSRFTDLKGETLFHFIYTSSFSEYTVVDVASVTKIDPAIPPNRACLLSCGVSTGVGAALRTANVESGSTVAIFGLGAIGLAVAEGARIAGAKRIIGVDINPDKREIGKKFGLTDFVDSRSCGNKSISQVITDMTDGGADYCFECVGLASLVHEAYACCRKGWGKTVVVGVDKPGSQLTFNSYEVLHMGKTLVGSLYGGLKPKTDVPMLIKKYLDKELELDKFVTHEVNFEEINRAFELLLQGKSLRCVIWMDK, from the exons ATGAACGCCGAAAAAGTTGAATTCAGCAGAACTGCTGGGAAGCCCATAAGATGCAGAG CTGCAGTGGCAAGGGAAGCAGGGGAGCCACTGGTGATCGAGGAGGTGATAGTGGCCCCTCCTAAATCCCGGGAAGTTCGCATTAAAATCATCTGCACCTCTCTTTGCTTCAGCGATATTACCTTCTGGAGATTGAAG GTCCCCCCTGCGTGCTTTCCGAGGATATTGGGTCACGAAGCTGTTGG GGTTGTGGAAAGTGTTGCGGAGGATGTTCATGAGCTGGCCCCGGGAGATACAGTTCTTCCTATATTCTTGCCTGACTGTGCAGAGTGCATGGACTGTCAATCCAACAAGAGCAACCTTTGTTCAAAATTCCCATTTCATGTTGCTTCAATGATGCCTAGAGACGGTACAAGCAGATTCACTGATCTCAAAGGAGAGACTTTGTTCCATTTTATTTATACATCAAGCTTCAGTGAGTACACTGTGGTGGATGTTGCAAGTGTAACAAAAATTGATCCTGCAATTCCGCCAAACAGAGCATGCCTTCTAAGCTGTGGAGTGTCAACTG GAGTTGGTGCTGCCTTGAGAACAGCGAATGTGGAATCGGGATCAACAGTTGCTATCTTTGGCTTGGGAGCTATTGGATTGGCG GTTGCAGAAGGTGCACGGATCGCTGGTGCTAAAAGAATCATTGGTGTGGATATCAACCCTGACAAACGTGAAATAG GGAAAAAGTTTGGACTCACTGACTTTGTGGACTCTAGAAGCTGTGGGAATAAGTCCATAAGCCAG GTGATCACGGATATGACTGATGGAGGAGCAGACTATTGCTTCGAATGTGTTGGTTTGGCATCACTGGTGCATGAAGCATATGCCTGCTGCCGAAAG GGGTGGGGAAAGACTGTTGTGGTAGGAGTGGACAAGCCTGGGTCTCAGCTGACTTTCAACTCCTATGAGGTTCTTCACATGGGAAAAACCCTCGTGGGATCGTTGTATGGAGGCCTTAAACCCAAGACAGATGTTCCCATGCTCATTAAAAAGTACTTGGACAAG GAGTTGGAATTGGACAAGTTCGTGACGCATGAGGTGAATTTTGAAGAGATTAACAGAGCCTTCGAGTTACTGCTTCAAGGGAAGAGCCTCCGCTGTGTGATATGGATGGACAAATGA
- the LOC113712762 gene encoding uncharacterized protein: MGEFIYFFKNKIFIFYFFSSLSSSSKIADSSSSSSVKFSRDSARLTQNSTRLGSFAALGQRHQPPYISRMEPVQREAYGGGLYGKEEGQPNRPAGNPPASSTQSADGPDEATTKKPKHKPPPSSGDCDADITGQAYLQ; this comes from the exons ATGGGag aatttatttatttttttaaaaataaaatttttattttttattttttttcgagcttgagctcgagctcgaaaattgccgactcgtcgagctcgagctcggtaaaatttagtcgagactcggctcgattaactcaaaactcgactcgactcggttcgtttgcagccctaggcCAGAGGCATCAACCTCCGTATATTTCTCGCATGGAACCCGTTCAGAGGGAAGCATATGGTGGTGGGTTGtacggaaaagaagagggccagCCCAATAGACCCGCTGGAAATCCACCCGCTAGCTCTACCCAAAGTGCAGATGGTCCAGATGAAGCCACTACAAAAAAGCCCAAGCATAAGCCCCCACCTTCCTCTGGTGATTGCGACGCTGATATCACCGGTCAAGCCTACCTTCAGTAA